In Mastigocladopsis repens PCC 10914, a single window of DNA contains:
- a CDS encoding ammonium transporter, which yields MTLLLLGGPLMGKVFAAPNDVNAAISNAQTAADTAFMLLSSALVLLMTPGLAFFYGGFVRSRNILNTLMMSFVLMAIVGVTWILWGYSLAFAPGNAIIGGLQWFGLNGVGYEVTDYLKGSNPAEVLSYAPTIPHQAFMIYQAMFAIITPALISGAIAERMSFTAYSLFVLLWSTFIYSPLAHMVWAKGGLLGLYGGWGALDFAGGTVVHISSGVSALVAAIVLKPRKTYPDRLSPPHNVPFILLGAGLLWFGWFGFNAGSALASGALATAAFVATNTGAAAGALTWLILEKALRGKPTAVGAATGAVAGLVGVTPAAGFVTPVAAILIGSMTAVVCFYAVSFKHKLQIDDALDTFPVHGVGGTVGAILTGIFATTTVNSAGKNGLLYGNPGQMITQIGAIVVAYIIAAVGTWIILKLIDVTVGLRVKEEAEFQGLDINEHGEEGYNEEFGERVNLSSK from the coding sequence ATGACCCTACTACTTCTGGGTGGACCCTTGATGGGCAAGGTCTTCGCTGCACCCAATGATGTTAACGCGGCGATTTCTAATGCTCAAACGGCTGCTGATACAGCGTTTATGCTGCTCTCATCTGCCTTGGTGCTGCTGATGACACCCGGACTGGCGTTTTTCTATGGTGGATTTGTGCGATCGCGCAACATCCTCAATACCCTGATGATGAGCTTTGTACTGATGGCAATTGTAGGCGTTACCTGGATTTTATGGGGCTATAGCCTCGCCTTTGCTCCAGGGAACGCCATCATCGGTGGATTGCAGTGGTTTGGTTTGAATGGTGTCGGATACGAAGTCACCGATTATCTCAAGGGGTCAAATCCCGCTGAGGTGCTTTCCTATGCTCCGACTATTCCCCATCAGGCATTCATGATTTACCAAGCCATGTTTGCCATTATCACCCCAGCACTGATTTCTGGGGCGATCGCAGAACGGATGAGCTTCACCGCTTACTCTTTGTTTGTCTTGCTGTGGTCAACATTTATTTACAGCCCCCTTGCCCATATGGTTTGGGCTAAAGGTGGATTGTTAGGCTTATATGGTGGCTGGGGTGCGCTTGACTTTGCTGGCGGCACAGTCGTCCACATTAGTTCTGGCGTTTCTGCTCTCGTAGCCGCGATCGTCCTCAAACCTCGCAAAACCTATCCTGACCGTCTCAGCCCTCCTCACAATGTTCCCTTCATTTTGCTGGGCGCAGGCTTGCTGTGGTTTGGCTGGTTTGGCTTCAACGCTGGTAGTGCCTTGGCTTCTGGTGCATTGGCAACAGCCGCTTTTGTTGCCACTAATACTGGTGCGGCAGCAGGGGCTCTAACCTGGCTGATTCTGGAAAAGGCATTGCGCGGCAAACCAACGGCTGTTGGGGCAGCTACAGGAGCAGTGGCAGGTTTGGTGGGCGTTACCCCAGCAGCAGGATTTGTCACGCCAGTGGCAGCAATCTTAATTGGTAGCATGACTGCTGTTGTTTGCTTCTATGCCGTTAGCTTCAAGCACAAGTTGCAAATTGATGATGCCTTAGATACATTTCCCGTGCATGGCGTCGGCGGTACAGTGGGAGCGATTCTCACAGGCATCTTTGCTACCACAACAGTCAACTCTGCAGGGAAAAATGGCTTGTTATATGGCAATCCAGGTCAGATGATCACACAAATCGGAGCAATTGTTGTTGCCTACATCATCGCTGCGGTTGGGACCTGGATCATTTTGAAACTTATCGATGTCACAGTTGGTCTGCGAGTCAAAGAAGAAGCTGAATTCCAAGGCTTGGATATCAACGAACATGGTGAAGAAGGTTACAACGAGGAGTTCGGAGAGCGCGTCAATCTCAGCAGCAAGTAG
- the miaB gene encoding tRNA (N6-isopentenyl adenosine(37)-C2)-methylthiotransferase MiaB, giving the protein MTTSPRRYHITTFGCQMNKADSERMAGILEDMGFEWSEDPNDANVILYNTCSIRDNAEQKVYSYLGRQAKRKHEQPDLTLIVAGCVAQQEGEALLRRVPELDMVMGPQHANRLKDLLQQVFDGNQVVATEPVHIMEDITKPRRDTTVTAWVNVIYGCNERCTYCVVPNVRGVEQSRTPEAIRAEMAELGRQGYKEVTLLGQNIDAYGRDLPGVTPQGRHLHTLTDLLYYVHDVPGIERIRFATSHPRYFTERLIKACAELPKVCEHFHIPFQSGDNEVLKRMSRGYTHEKYRRIIETIRQYMPDASISADAIVGFPGETEQQFENTLKLVEDIGFDLLNTAAYSPRPGTPAAVWDEQLSEEVKSDRLQRLNHLVNIKAAERSHRYMGRIEEVLVEDQNSKDKTQLMGRTRGNRLTFFIGDIKELKGQLIKVRITEVRAFSLTGEPVEVPEAVLIPS; this is encoded by the coding sequence ATGACCACTTCACCCCGTCGCTATCACATTACTACCTTCGGTTGCCAGATGAACAAAGCCGACTCAGAGCGGATGGCTGGCATCTTAGAAGACATGGGCTTTGAGTGGTCAGAAGACCCGAATGATGCAAATGTCATTCTTTACAACACTTGCAGTATTCGGGATAATGCTGAACAAAAAGTATATTCTTATCTCGGTAGACAAGCGAAACGTAAGCACGAGCAACCAGACCTTACCTTGATTGTTGCAGGTTGTGTTGCCCAGCAGGAAGGCGAAGCATTGTTGCGGCGCGTGCCAGAATTAGACATGGTGATGGGACCACAACACGCCAACCGCTTGAAAGATTTGCTACAACAAGTGTTTGATGGCAACCAAGTTGTCGCAACTGAGCCAGTCCACATTATGGAAGATATCACCAAGCCGCGACGAGATACCACTGTGACCGCTTGGGTGAATGTGATTTACGGCTGTAACGAACGCTGCACTTACTGTGTCGTTCCCAATGTACGAGGTGTTGAGCAATCTCGTACACCAGAAGCAATTCGGGCAGAAATGGCAGAACTAGGGCGACAAGGTTACAAAGAAGTTACCCTACTGGGTCAAAATATTGACGCTTATGGGCGGGATTTACCAGGAGTGACGCCACAAGGTCGCCATCTGCACACCTTGACAGATTTGCTTTATTATGTACATGATGTGCCCGGAATTGAGCGGATTCGGTTTGCGACATCTCATCCGCGTTATTTCACCGAACGCCTAATCAAAGCTTGTGCAGAATTACCCAAAGTGTGCGAACACTTCCATATCCCCTTTCAATCTGGGGATAACGAAGTATTAAAACGGATGAGTCGGGGTTACACTCACGAGAAATATCGCCGGATCATTGAAACAATTCGGCAGTATATGCCGGATGCATCAATTAGTGCTGATGCTATTGTGGGTTTCCCAGGAGAAACAGAACAACAGTTTGAAAACACTCTGAAACTGGTAGAAGATATTGGCTTTGACTTATTGAATACAGCCGCATATTCGCCACGTCCGGGAACACCAGCAGCGGTGTGGGATGAACAATTGAGTGAAGAGGTGAAGAGCGATCGCCTGCAACGGCTCAATCATCTCGTTAATATTAAAGCAGCCGAGCGATCGCACCGTTACATGGGACGCATTGAAGAAGTGCTGGTAGAAGACCAAAATTCCAAAGACAAAACTCAACTGATGGGACGCACTCGTGGAAATCGTCTCACCTTCTTCATTGGGGATATCAAGGAATTGAAAGGTCAGTTGATTAAAGTAAGAATTACCGAAGTTCGTGCTTTTAGTTTAACGGGTGAACCCGTGGAAGTGCCGGAAGCTGTATTAATTCCTAGCTGA
- a CDS encoding SGNH/GDSL hydrolase family protein, producing MSNPAKTFPIWAFFSLLTNIVLMLAIALLIYRQQGLTAFFATETSPAQLKPDSQGQAVTPELGSRHKLNYQQWVDVLRQEAKVAAQKRPQHLTILVGDSLSLWFPAELLPQNRTWLNQGLSGETSTGLLKRLELFDSTQPETIFVMIGINDLIRGVSDETILKNQRQIMRYLKKVHPQTQIVVQSILPHGGEDATWEGREKLLEISNSRIRRLNQKLQAIAQKEGVKYLDLYPLFAHKQGLLRPKLSTDGLHLNSQGYLVWSSALQLYSQMQLQAQRVR from the coding sequence GTGTCTAATCCTGCAAAAACCTTTCCAATCTGGGCATTTTTCTCTCTACTAACCAACATTGTTCTCATGTTAGCGATCGCCCTGCTCATTTATCGACAGCAGGGATTGACCGCTTTTTTTGCGACAGAAACTTCCCCTGCACAACTCAAGCCCGACAGTCAAGGTCAAGCTGTTACACCTGAGTTAGGTTCGCGTCACAAACTGAATTATCAGCAATGGGTAGACGTTCTTAGACAAGAAGCCAAAGTAGCTGCCCAAAAGCGACCTCAGCATTTAACAATACTGGTGGGAGATTCTTTGAGTCTGTGGTTTCCTGCTGAGTTATTACCCCAAAATAGAACTTGGTTAAATCAAGGACTTTCTGGGGAAACTAGTACAGGATTATTAAAAAGATTAGAATTATTTGACTCCACCCAACCAGAAACAATTTTTGTGATGATTGGCATCAATGACCTGATTCGAGGGGTCAGTGATGAGACAATTTTAAAAAATCAGCGGCAAATTATGCGTTATCTCAAAAAGGTGCATCCACAGACGCAAATCGTTGTGCAGTCGATTTTGCCGCATGGAGGAGAAGACGCAACTTGGGAAGGGCGAGAAAAACTTTTGGAGATTTCCAATAGTCGTATTCGCCGATTGAACCAGAAATTGCAAGCGATCGCCCAAAAAGAAGGCGTGAAATATTTAGATTTGTATCCGTTGTTTGCTCACAAGCAAGGTCTTCTGCGTCCTAAACTCAGTACTGATGGGTTACATCTAAATTCACAAGGTTATCTGGTTTGGAGTTCTGCTCTACAGTTGTATAGTCAAATGCAACTGCAAGCACAGCGTGTTCGCTGA
- a CDS encoding 4-hydroxy-3-methylbut-2-enyl diphosphate reductase: MDTKAFKRSLQHSENYHRKGFGHQAEVATQLQSEYQSNLIQEIRNNNYTLQRGDVTIQLAQAFGFCWGVERAVAMAYETRKHFPTERIWITNEIIHNPSVNQRMLEMEVGFIPVEGGKKDFSVVESGDVVILPAFGASVQEMQLLNEKGCKIVDTTCPWVAKVWNTVEKHKKVDYTSIIHGKYKHEETVATSSFAGKYLIVLNMQQAEYVVNYILNGGNREEFLAKFSKACSAGFDPDKDLERVGIANQTTMLKSETEQIGKLFERTMMQKYGPTELNNHFQSFNTICDATQERQDAMLELVQQKVDLMIVIGGFNSSNTTQLQQIAVERGISSYHIDSEARILSGNRIEHRELDGNLKVTENWLSDGEIVVGITSGASTPDKVVEDVIDKILELKATAAVV; encoded by the coding sequence ATGGATACCAAAGCTTTTAAACGTTCTCTGCAACATTCAGAAAATTACCATCGTAAAGGATTTGGTCATCAAGCAGAAGTTGCGACTCAGTTGCAGTCTGAGTATCAAAGCAATTTGATTCAGGAAATTCGCAATAACAACTACACTCTGCAAAGGGGAGATGTCACCATCCAGCTAGCGCAAGCCTTTGGGTTTTGTTGGGGTGTAGAACGTGCTGTAGCGATGGCTTATGAAACTCGCAAACACTTCCCCACGGAACGCATTTGGATTACGAATGAAATAATTCACAATCCTTCTGTCAATCAGCGGATGCTGGAAATGGAAGTAGGATTTATCCCCGTTGAAGGAGGTAAAAAAGACTTTTCTGTTGTCGAGTCTGGTGATGTTGTTATTTTACCAGCTTTTGGGGCAAGTGTTCAAGAAATGCAGTTGCTGAACGAGAAAGGTTGCAAAATTGTTGATACAACTTGCCCTTGGGTTGCTAAAGTTTGGAATACTGTTGAAAAGCACAAAAAAGTCGATTACACATCAATTATTCACGGTAAATATAAGCACGAAGAAACTGTTGCTACGAGTTCCTTTGCTGGGAAATATCTGATTGTGCTAAATATGCAGCAAGCAGAATATGTTGTTAACTATATTTTGAATGGAGGAAACCGGGAGGAATTCTTAGCAAAATTCAGTAAAGCTTGCTCCGCTGGATTTGACCCCGATAAAGATTTAGAACGGGTAGGTATTGCTAACCAAACCACAATGCTCAAAAGTGAAACCGAGCAAATAGGGAAACTGTTTGAGCGGACGATGATGCAAAAGTATGGTCCCACTGAATTGAATAACCATTTCCAAAGCTTCAATACCATTTGTGATGCAACCCAAGAACGCCAAGACGCAATGTTGGAGTTAGTACAACAAAAAGTAGACTTAATGATAGTCATTGGTGGGTTTAATTCATCGAATACCACACAGTTGCAACAGATTGCAGTAGAGCGAGGAATTTCTTCTTATCACATCGATAGTGAAGCGCGAATTCTATCAGGAAATCGCATTGAACATCGGGAATTAGATGGCAATTTGAAAGTCACAGAAAACTGGTTGTCAGATGGGGAAATTGTCGTCGGAATTACCTCTGGTGCTTCTACGCCAGATAAGGTTGTAGAAGATGTGATTGACAAGATTTTGGAATTGAAGGCGACAGCGGCGGTGGTTTAA
- a CDS encoding NACHT domain-containing protein — protein MTGAEPLITGLLTQAVSGVAVPIFQTIWGGGGRVLGLFGKNLDERIQHIKFVSQQYEKNYKERHGILKVLGMRQPVELESVYTAVQFLDDQALRSFESIDTLAEGYRQAQKRSFQTQDCVKKDGLKVANEKQFLMVLGGPGAGKSTFLRRMGLEALKGKKKAFKHECIPVFIELKGFASSEINIEQKIAEEFGNCGFPTPEQFTTRALEQGKLLVLLDGLDEVPTKNMNEAIRQIQNFVDRYDQNRFIASCRVAAYRHNFRRFTDVAIADFDDVKIENFINNWFRSEPNTGKDCWEKLNSPEHTAAKELTQTPLLLTLICLLYQRSRKFPTNRATLYERALRVLLEEWAAEKSIPQEDLYKGLDTKRKEMMLSEIAHDAFQEDRLFLPRREIADKIENLLKEMLPDEKFTRGEDVLRSIEVQHGVLVERAEGIYSFSHLTLQEYLTAQYIDDHRQVEKLVREHLTDERWKEVFLLVAGLMPGGADELLLAMEKEVQKYINTSKLQDLLRWAEQETAGSQGDIKPVGKRAIAYAYAYAYAYAIAIAIAYAIAIAIAYAIAIAIAIANAIAIAIANANANANANANANANANAIDEFIKQAKHLENIKIFKAVNFSVLIARLTELKAQIPDDKQPQELRRAFFKRLLQTWLDAFHLTLEMVNLSKQELQALDNYFYANYLIIQCKEAAVRVSPKTWEDIEERMLLVPGN, from the coding sequence ATGACAGGCGCTGAACCATTAATCACAGGATTACTCACTCAAGCAGTTAGTGGTGTAGCTGTCCCCATTTTCCAGACTATCTGGGGAGGCGGAGGTAGGGTTCTCGGTCTTTTTGGTAAAAACTTGGATGAACGAATCCAACACATCAAGTTTGTATCTCAGCAGTATGAAAAGAACTACAAAGAGCGTCATGGCATCCTGAAAGTATTAGGTATGCGGCAGCCTGTGGAATTAGAATCGGTGTATACTGCTGTGCAATTTTTGGATGATCAGGCTCTCCGTAGTTTTGAATCGATTGATACTTTAGCAGAGGGTTATCGCCAAGCTCAAAAACGGAGTTTTCAGACGCAAGATTGCGTAAAAAAAGATGGACTGAAAGTTGCTAATGAAAAGCAATTCTTGATGGTACTTGGTGGACCAGGTGCAGGTAAATCCACATTTTTACGACGGATGGGACTGGAAGCACTCAAGGGGAAGAAAAAGGCATTCAAGCATGAATGTATCCCGGTTTTTATTGAATTGAAAGGCTTTGCTTCTAGCGAAATCAATATTGAACAAAAAATTGCTGAGGAGTTTGGTAATTGTGGCTTTCCCACACCTGAACAATTTACAACTAGGGCGTTAGAACAAGGCAAATTACTGGTTTTGCTGGATGGACTAGATGAAGTACCCACAAAGAATATGAATGAGGCTATTCGCCAAATTCAAAACTTTGTTGACCGCTACGATCAAAATCGCTTTATCGCTTCTTGTAGGGTAGCAGCTTATCGCCACAATTTTCGCAGGTTTACAGATGTCGCAATAGCAGACTTTGACGACGTGAAAATTGAAAACTTTATTAACAATTGGTTCCGAAGTGAACCAAATACAGGTAAAGACTGCTGGGAAAAACTAAATAGCCCTGAACACACAGCAGCAAAAGAGCTAACTCAAACACCATTATTGCTGACATTAATATGTTTACTTTATCAACGTTCTCGCAAATTTCCTACAAACCGAGCGACACTTTATGAAAGAGCATTGCGAGTTTTATTAGAAGAATGGGCAGCGGAAAAAAGCATTCCTCAAGAAGACCTTTACAAGGGTCTGGATACTAAACGTAAGGAAATGATGCTTTCGGAAATTGCCCATGATGCTTTTCAAGAAGACCGCTTATTTTTGCCGCGTCGGGAAATTGCCGACAAAATTGAAAACCTGCTGAAGGAAATGCTACCCGATGAGAAGTTTACTCGTGGGGAAGATGTTCTCAGGTCAATTGAAGTACAACATGGGGTCTTAGTAGAACGGGCAGAGGGTATTTACTCATTCTCCCATTTGACACTGCAAGAATATTTAACAGCACAATATATTGATGACCATCGGCAAGTTGAAAAATTGGTGCGTGAACACCTAACTGATGAACGTTGGAAAGAAGTGTTTTTACTTGTGGCTGGTTTAATGCCCGGTGGGGCAGATGAGTTGCTGTTGGCGATGGAAAAAGAAGTTCAAAAGTATATCAATACTTCTAAGTTGCAAGACTTACTGAGATGGGCAGAACAGGAAACTGCTGGATCGCAAGGGGATATTAAACCTGTGGGCAAACGTGCGATCGCCTACGCCTACGCCTACGCCTACGCCTACGCCATCGCCATCGCCATCGCCTACGCCATCGCCATCGCCATCGCCTACGCCATCGCCATCGCCATCGCCATCGCCAACGCCATCGCCATCGCCATCGCCAACGCCAACGCCAACGCCAACGCCAACGCCAACGCCAACGCCAACGCCAACGCCATCGATGAGTTTATTAAGCAGGCGAAACATTTGGAAAATATAAAAATTTTCAAAGCTGTCAACTTCTCAGTGCTGATTGCCCGACTCACAGAACTTAAAGCTCAAATTCCTGATGATAAACAGCCTCAAGAACTGCGCCGAGCATTTTTTAAACGCCTGCTACAAACTTGGCTTGATGCATTTCATCTTACCTTAGAAATGGTCAATTTATCTAAGCAAGAATTGCAGGCACTAGATAATTATTTTTACGCCAATTACCTGATCATCCAATGCAAAGAAGCAGCAGTGCGGGTGTCGCCCAAAACCTGGGAAGATATTGAGGAGCGAATGTTGTTAGTTCCGGGCAACTAA
- a CDS encoding carotenoid oxygenase family protein: protein MHTLEKKSTKNTWAKALAQPAKEFSPTQLQILSGKIPEGLRGTLYRNGVAQLERGGIGVGHWFDGDGAILGVHFTDAGVTGVYRYVQTDGYKEEAAAGKLLYGNYGMTAPGPFWNKWLKPIKNSANTSVLALPDKLLALWEGDNPHALDLQTLHTLGKDDLGALNNGLPYSAHPKVDPKSGSIFNFGISPGLNGVLNIYKSDSTGQVLQKTSFELDGFPLIHDFVLAGQYLVFFLPPLRLNALPVLSGFSCYGDSFEWKPQLGTQFLVFDRETLSLVSRGETEPWYQWHFGNGYVDDSGLVIVDVARYEDFQTNQYLREVATGETHTPAVSTLWRVQLDPKAGQVQAIQEIMDRHCEFPIVPPQDQGYRTRHTYLTVHRQGVDNRKEIFGAIARFDHKTDTLTIADCGENRYPSEPIYAPNPQNPEQGWIITVVYDGNSDRSEVWVFDADKLDEEPLCRLGLPSVIPHSFHGTWKGA, encoded by the coding sequence ATGCACACACTTGAGAAAAAGTCAACTAAAAACACCTGGGCAAAAGCCCTTGCCCAACCCGCAAAGGAATTCTCCCCCACTCAACTGCAAATTCTCTCTGGCAAAATACCTGAAGGCTTACGCGGTACACTCTACCGCAATGGTGTGGCGCAGCTAGAGCGCGGTGGTATCGGCGTGGGACACTGGTTTGATGGAGACGGTGCAATTCTTGGTGTGCATTTTACCGATGCAGGTGTAACTGGAGTTTATCGTTACGTACAAACGGATGGTTACAAAGAAGAAGCAGCAGCAGGTAAACTGCTTTATGGCAATTATGGCATGACTGCACCGGGACCATTTTGGAATAAATGGCTCAAACCAATTAAGAATTCTGCTAATACCTCAGTGCTGGCGTTACCAGATAAATTACTAGCACTTTGGGAAGGCGACAACCCCCACGCCCTCGACTTGCAAACGCTCCACACTTTGGGCAAGGATGATTTAGGAGCGTTGAATAATGGATTGCCTTATTCCGCTCATCCCAAAGTTGACCCCAAATCTGGCTCGATTTTTAACTTTGGCATTTCTCCTGGATTGAATGGGGTACTAAATATTTACAAGAGCGATTCTACAGGTCAAGTTCTGCAAAAAACCTCGTTTGAACTTGATGGTTTCCCTTTGATACATGATTTTGTCCTAGCTGGGCAATACCTAGTGTTTTTCCTTCCTCCACTGCGATTAAATGCCCTACCAGTGTTAAGTGGATTTAGCTGCTACGGTGATTCTTTTGAGTGGAAACCGCAGCTAGGGACTCAGTTTCTTGTCTTTGACCGCGAAACTCTATCTCTGGTCAGCCGTGGCGAAACTGAACCTTGGTATCAGTGGCATTTCGGTAATGGATACGTAGATGATAGTGGATTGGTTATTGTCGATGTCGCGCGCTATGAAGACTTTCAAACCAACCAATATCTTAGGGAAGTAGCAACAGGCGAGACTCACACCCCAGCTGTGAGTACACTATGGCGAGTACAGCTTGACCCTAAAGCGGGTCAGGTACAAGCAATTCAGGAAATCATGGATCGCCATTGTGAATTTCCGATTGTACCACCGCAAGACCAGGGATACAGGACTCGCCATACTTATCTCACCGTGCATCGCCAAGGGGTGGATAATAGGAAAGAGATATTTGGGGCGATCGCCCGTTTCGACCACAAAACTGACACCCTCACCATTGCTGACTGCGGCGAAAATCGCTATCCCTCGGAACCTATATATGCCCCAAATCCTCAAAATCCTGAACAGGGATGGATAATCACAGTTGTCTACGATGGCAATTCTGATAGGAGTGAAGTTTGGGTGTTTGATGCCGATAAGCTAGATGAGGAACCCCTTTGCAGATTAGGACTACCCAGCGTTATTCCTCACAGCTTCCACGGTACTTGGAAAGGAGCTTAA
- a CDS encoding ammonium transporter translates to MIKITNKNKSRKKNRQRSPKLLGNAAQYSSSVKKLNVVIKRLSPSWQACIPIACLIVLAWGCAAVAQTPAPAGPTTAELKVAIDTLWVAIAAFLVFFMNAGFCMLETGFCRQKNAVNVLAKNLIVFALATVAFWAIGFGLMFGDGNGFIGLNGFFLQGADNSPATADAYKGVFSALKWAGVPLAAKFLFQLVFAGTAATIVSGAVAERIKFVDFLIFSLLLVGIAYAITGHWIWGGGWLAQRGFFDFAGSTVVHSVGGWAALMGAAFLGPRIGKYQDGQIVALPGHNMSIATLGCLILWLGWFGFNPGSTMAADANAITHIALTTNLAGSVGGIAATVTAWLYLGKPDLSMIINGILAGLVGVTASCAYITLGSAFIIGLIAGILVVFAVTFFDRIRIDDPVGATSVHLVCGIWGTLAVGLFSVGPGVAKFPWYTDGLGPAKGLFAGGGLGPFFVQLLGVLTVGGITVLLSTIFWLALKATLGIRVSPEEEIEGLDIGEHGMEAYSGFLKEAGANGFTESGSHSTGVSRTGDLPTTL, encoded by the coding sequence ATGATAAAAATCACAAACAAAAACAAATCAAGAAAAAAAAATAGGCAGCGTTCACCAAAATTGCTAGGTAATGCAGCACAATATAGCTCAAGTGTCAAGAAATTGAATGTTGTCATAAAGCGGTTGTCTCCTAGCTGGCAAGCCTGTATCCCCATAGCTTGTCTAATCGTATTGGCATGGGGTTGTGCAGCAGTGGCTCAAACCCCTGCTCCAGCAGGACCAACCACAGCCGAACTCAAAGTTGCGATTGACACTCTTTGGGTAGCGATCGCCGCATTTTTGGTGTTCTTTATGAACGCCGGTTTTTGTATGTTGGAAACCGGCTTCTGTCGCCAGAAAAATGCTGTCAACGTTCTTGCTAAAAACCTGATTGTATTTGCTCTCGCCACCGTTGCTTTTTGGGCGATTGGCTTTGGCTTGATGTTTGGCGATGGCAATGGGTTTATTGGATTGAATGGGTTTTTCCTCCAAGGTGCAGACAACAGTCCCGCAACAGCAGATGCATATAAAGGCGTTTTCAGCGCTCTGAAATGGGCTGGCGTACCACTGGCTGCGAAGTTTTTATTTCAGCTCGTGTTTGCCGGAACAGCAGCAACGATTGTTTCTGGCGCGGTTGCTGAACGAATTAAGTTTGTTGACTTCTTAATCTTCAGCCTTTTACTTGTTGGTATTGCCTACGCCATTACCGGACACTGGATTTGGGGTGGTGGTTGGCTAGCACAAAGAGGTTTCTTCGATTTTGCTGGTTCTACAGTCGTTCACTCTGTGGGTGGCTGGGCAGCTTTGATGGGTGCAGCATTCCTCGGACCACGTATTGGAAAATATCAAGATGGGCAAATCGTTGCCTTGCCTGGTCACAACATGAGCATTGCCACCTTAGGGTGTTTAATTTTGTGGTTGGGCTGGTTTGGTTTCAACCCCGGTTCAACAATGGCTGCTGACGCGAATGCCATTACTCACATTGCCTTAACTACCAACTTAGCAGGTTCTGTTGGTGGTATTGCTGCTACAGTGACAGCTTGGTTGTATTTAGGCAAGCCAGACCTTTCGATGATTATTAATGGTATTTTGGCTGGCTTGGTTGGTGTTACGGCATCTTGTGCCTACATCACTCTCGGCAGTGCTTTCATCATTGGTCTAATTGCCGGAATTTTGGTCGTTTTCGCTGTCACCTTCTTTGACAGAATCCGTATTGATGACCCAGTGGGAGCGACCTCAGTTCACTTGGTGTGCGGTATCTGGGGTACTCTGGCAGTGGGACTGTTCTCTGTTGGTCCTGGTGTAGCAAAATTCCCCTGGTATACTGACGGTCTTGGTCCTGCCAAGGGTTTATTCGCAGGAGGTGGCTTGGGACCATTCTTTGTTCAGTTGCTTGGTGTTCTCACCGTTGGTGGGATAACCGTTCTCCTCAGCACCATCTTTTGGTTAGCACTCAAGGCAACTTTAGGTATCAGAGTCTCACCAGAAGAGGAGATTGAAGGCTTAGATATCGGCGAACACGGTATGGAGGCTTACAGCGGATTCCTTAAAGAAGCTGGCGCTAATGGATTTACCGAATCAGGTAGCCATAGTACTGGCGTTTCGCGTACAGGAGATTTACCCACAACTTTATAA